One genomic segment of Mycolicibacterium psychrotolerans includes these proteins:
- a CDS encoding DUF5642 family protein → MRLFALAAVAVWCAACSTPGPPPPTTNPATPTATVVNPARVDRSRSALPEGYEVRAYSGLPAPGALWGLRDPADSDPPQCATLALPAADAATAKGWSASGAGGIAYAVVAAAPGGPAPPADCAQWTVSSGPTTASVREVPAPPVDAARTVGMRTDATTVVEGGTETRSHADTFIAYLGDYICVVALVTDPGSPHPALEPGFASHLLTETVSALRG, encoded by the coding sequence GTGAGGCTCTTCGCCCTCGCTGCGGTGGCCGTGTGGTGCGCAGCATGCAGCACACCCGGACCGCCGCCGCCCACGACCAACCCGGCCACGCCGACGGCGACGGTGGTCAACCCTGCCCGGGTCGACCGCAGCCGGTCAGCGCTGCCCGAGGGCTACGAGGTGCGCGCCTACAGCGGCCTTCCCGCCCCCGGGGCGCTGTGGGGCCTGCGCGATCCCGCCGACTCCGACCCGCCCCAGTGCGCGACGCTGGCCTTGCCTGCCGCCGACGCCGCGACGGCGAAAGGCTGGTCAGCGTCCGGGGCGGGCGGTATCGCGTACGCCGTGGTGGCGGCCGCACCGGGCGGGCCGGCGCCGCCTGCCGACTGTGCGCAGTGGACGGTGTCCTCGGGTCCGACGACGGCCAGCGTGCGCGAGGTGCCCGCCCCGCCCGTCGACGCGGCCCGGACCGTGGGCATGCGCACCGACGCCACCACAGTGGTCGAGGGCGGCACCGAAACCCGTTCGCACGCCGACACGTTCATCGCCTACCTCGGTGACTACATCTGTGTCGTCGCACTCGTCACCGACCCGGGGTCTCCGCATCCCGCACTCGAGCCGGGGTTCGCGTCGCACCTGCTGACCGAAACGGTGTCGGCGCTGCGCGGCTGA
- a CDS encoding DUF5642 family protein, translating into MSNSKRLMLLFCAGLLAACSSQASEDYSHADITRVKNLSTEFSAPYTVKSAGPAAIDPRLLGPQKLPPGVAFDPAECGETAQQQNVPADVKGNMAALTAEGDGVRYVAIALETSERVPVPTPSDKCAKVTFTGAGVRGLVEVVEAPQIEGVHTVGTHRVLQTVTAQGPRTGEIYNYVADFGTFIVIVTANPLVQADTPVAHVDTGRARDLVTRAVDLVKGQRTS; encoded by the coding sequence ATGTCGAACTCGAAGCGGTTGATGCTCCTGTTCTGCGCGGGACTGCTGGCCGCCTGCAGCAGCCAGGCATCGGAGGACTACTCGCACGCCGACATCACCCGGGTGAAGAACCTCTCGACCGAGTTCTCGGCGCCCTACACGGTCAAGAGCGCGGGTCCGGCCGCCATCGATCCCCGGCTGCTCGGGCCCCAAAAGCTGCCTCCGGGAGTGGCTTTCGATCCCGCCGAGTGCGGCGAGACCGCCCAGCAGCAGAACGTGCCTGCGGACGTGAAGGGCAACATGGCGGCGCTGACCGCCGAGGGCGACGGCGTGCGCTACGTCGCGATCGCGCTGGAGACCTCCGAGCGGGTGCCTGTGCCCACACCCAGCGACAAGTGCGCGAAGGTGACCTTCACCGGGGCAGGGGTCCGGGGGCTCGTGGAGGTCGTGGAGGCTCCGCAGATCGAGGGCGTGCACACCGTGGGCACCCACCGGGTCCTGCAGACGGTCACCGCCCAAGGCCCCCGCACCGGTGAGATCTACAACTACGTCGCCGACTTCGGGACCTTCATCGTGATCGTCACAGCCAACCCGCTCGTGCAGGCCGACACACCGGTCGCCCACGTCGACACCGGGCGCGCCCGCGACCTCGTCACCCGCGCCGTCGACCTCGTCAAGGGTCAGCGCACGTCGTAA
- a CDS encoding alpha-ketoglutarate-dependent dioxygenase AlkB, whose amino-acid sequence MEQAVQSSLFDQADRRELGDGAWLEVRSGWLSQDGVADDCLFAELRDTIPWRAERRQMYDRVLDVPRLVSFHHLVDEPPPHPRLKQLRRRLNDAYAGELGEPFLTAGLCLYRDGSDSVAWHGDNVGRSRTEDTMVAIVGLGATRVFALRPRGGGPSLRLRHGHGDLLVMGGSCQRTWEHAVPKTTRAVGPRISIQFRPYDVR is encoded by the coding sequence ATGGAGCAGGCGGTGCAGAGCTCTCTGTTCGACCAGGCGGACCGGCGGGAGCTGGGTGACGGCGCGTGGCTGGAGGTGCGGTCGGGCTGGTTGTCCCAGGACGGCGTCGCCGACGACTGCCTGTTCGCCGAACTGCGCGACACCATCCCGTGGCGGGCCGAGCGCAGGCAGATGTACGACCGGGTGCTCGACGTCCCCCGCCTGGTGAGTTTCCACCACCTGGTCGACGAGCCACCCCCGCACCCGCGGCTCAAGCAGCTGCGCCGCCGCCTGAACGACGCCTACGCAGGCGAACTGGGCGAGCCGTTCCTCACCGCGGGCCTGTGCCTCTACCGCGACGGTTCCGACAGTGTCGCCTGGCACGGCGACAACGTCGGCCGCAGCCGCACCGAGGACACCATGGTGGCCATCGTCGGGCTGGGCGCCACAAGGGTTTTCGCGTTGCGCCCGCGCGGCGGCGGCCCGTCGCTGCGGCTGCGGCACGGACACGGCGATCTGTTGGTGATGGGCGGCTCATGCCAGCGCACGTGGGAGCACGCTGTCCCCAAGACCACCCGTGCAGTCGGACCGCGCATCAGCATCCAGTTCCGTCCTTACGACGTGCGCTGA
- the soxR gene encoding redox-sensitive transcriptional activator SoxR — protein sequence MDRVNELTPSEMSVRSGVAVSALHFYEREGLISSRRTSGNQRRYARETLRRVAFIRMSQRLGIPLARIREALATLPDDRIPTSKDWARLSAGWRADLDERIVHLERLRDNLTGCIGCGCLSLKTCALANPDDVLAEHGPGAARL from the coding sequence ATGGACAGGGTGAACGAGCTCACCCCGAGCGAGATGTCGGTTCGCAGTGGCGTCGCTGTGTCGGCACTGCACTTCTACGAACGCGAAGGGCTGATCTCCAGCAGGCGCACGAGCGGGAACCAGCGCCGGTACGCCCGCGAGACCCTGCGCCGCGTCGCGTTCATCCGGATGTCTCAACGCCTGGGCATCCCGCTGGCCCGCATCCGGGAGGCGCTGGCGACGCTCCCGGACGATCGGATACCGACGAGCAAGGACTGGGCTCGGCTGTCGGCCGGCTGGCGGGCGGACCTCGACGAGCGCATCGTGCATCTCGAGCGGCTCCGCGACAACCTGACCGGGTGCATCGGCTGCGGGTGCCTCAGCCTGAAGACCTGCGCGCTGGCGAACCCCGACGACGTGCTCGCCGAGCACGGCCCCGGCGCAGCCCGCCTCTGA
- the arcA gene encoding arginine deiminase, whose translation MTDAALGCNSEVGTLRTVILHRPGAELKRLTPRNNDTLLFDGLPWVSRAQEEHDAFAALLRSRGVEVLLLGDLLTEALAHSGAARMHGISAAVDARRLGVPLAQELSTYLRTLDAGALAHVLMAGMTFDELPFGENELSLVRRMHHGGDFVIDPLPNLLFTRDSSFWIGPRVAITSLAMHARVRETSLTDLIYAHHPRFLGVRRAYESRSAPVEGGDVLLLAPGVVAVGVGERTTPAGAEALARSLFDDGLAHTVLAVPIAQERAQMHLDTVCTMVDTDAVVMYPNIVDSLTAFPIRRSAGGVRIDRAAPFVDAAADAMGIGKLRVIDTGLDPVTAEREQWDDGNNTLAVAPGVVVAYERNTETNARLEDSGIEVLAISASELGTGRGGPRCMSCPAARDPL comes from the coding sequence GTGACGGACGCGGCGCTGGGATGCAACTCGGAGGTCGGCACGCTGCGGACGGTGATCCTGCACCGTCCGGGGGCCGAGCTGAAGAGACTGACGCCACGCAACAACGACACGCTGCTGTTCGACGGGCTGCCGTGGGTGAGCAGGGCGCAGGAGGAACACGATGCGTTCGCCGCGCTGCTGCGGTCCCGGGGGGTCGAGGTGCTGCTGCTCGGCGATCTGCTGACCGAGGCGCTCGCCCACAGCGGGGCCGCGCGCATGCACGGGATATCCGCCGCGGTCGACGCGCGTCGGCTGGGTGTGCCGCTGGCGCAGGAACTCTCGACGTATCTGCGCACCCTGGACGCGGGCGCGCTCGCGCACGTGCTGATGGCCGGGATGACGTTCGACGAGCTGCCGTTCGGCGAGAACGAGCTGTCGCTGGTGCGACGCATGCACCACGGCGGGGACTTCGTCATCGACCCGCTGCCCAACCTGCTGTTCACCCGCGACTCGTCGTTCTGGATCGGGCCGCGGGTGGCCATCACGTCGCTGGCCATGCATGCGCGGGTGCGTGAGACGTCGCTGACCGATCTGATCTACGCGCACCATCCCCGGTTCCTCGGAGTGCGCCGCGCCTACGAATCGCGGTCGGCTCCCGTCGAGGGCGGGGACGTGCTGCTGCTCGCGCCCGGCGTGGTCGCGGTCGGGGTGGGGGAGCGGACGACGCCGGCGGGTGCGGAGGCACTGGCCCGCAGCCTCTTCGACGACGGCCTCGCCCACACCGTGCTGGCGGTGCCCATCGCGCAGGAGCGCGCGCAGATGCATCTGGACACCGTGTGCACGATGGTCGACACCGACGCGGTGGTGATGTATCCGAACATCGTCGACTCGCTGACCGCGTTCCCGATCCGCCGGTCCGCGGGCGGGGTGCGGATCGATCGCGCCGCCCCGTTTGTCGACGCCGCCGCCGATGCGATGGGCATCGGCAAGCTGCGGGTCATCGACACCGGCCTCGATCCGGTGACCGCCGAACGCGAGCAGTGGGACGACGGCAACAACACGCTGGCGGTCGCGCCGGGTGTGGTGGTGGCCTACGAGCGCAACACCGAAACGAATGCGCGACTCGAGGATTCGGGCATCGAAGTGCTCGCGATCTCGGCCTCGGAGTTGGGCACCGGCCGCGGCGGCCCGCGCTGCATGTCGTGCCCCGCAGCCCGCGATCCGCTCTAG
- a CDS encoding dolichyl-phosphate-mannose--protein mannosyltransferase, translating into MTAPPDELVVEQRAVPVISPGPLVPVADFGPLDRLQGWAMTAVVTALAAVTRFLNLGSPTDAGTPVFDEKHYAPQAWQMLHNHGVEDNPGYGLVVHPPVGKQMIALGEALFGYNGVGWRFTGALCGVVLVLLVVRITRRISRSTLVGGIAGLLLIADGVSFVIARTALLDIFLVFFVVAAFGCLIVDRDQVRERMHVALLDGRIAETPWGPRLGVRWWRFGAGLLLGLACATKWSGLYFVLFFGVMSVAFDVAARKQYRVPRPWLGAVRRDVGPSLYAMVLIPFGVYLGSYAMWFASETGVNRYEVGRSIGPDSVLPIPDALRSLWHYTYAAYRFHSGLTNADGNHHPWESKPWTWPMSLRPVLYAIDNQDVPGCGAQSCVKAVMLVGTPAMWFVAVPVLGWALWKAFVKRDWRYAVLLVGYSAGFLPWFADIDRQMYFFYAATMAPFLVMMIAMILGDILHAPRQNAERRTLGLLVVSCYVALVITNFAWMYPILTGLPISQGTWNMQIWLPSWR; encoded by the coding sequence GTGACAGCCCCGCCCGACGAGCTCGTCGTCGAACAGCGCGCGGTCCCCGTCATCTCCCCGGGACCCCTGGTTCCGGTCGCCGACTTCGGCCCACTCGACCGGTTGCAGGGCTGGGCGATGACCGCTGTCGTCACCGCGCTGGCCGCGGTGACCCGCTTCCTCAACCTGGGTTCGCCCACCGACGCGGGCACGCCGGTCTTCGACGAGAAGCACTACGCGCCGCAGGCCTGGCAGATGCTGCACAACCACGGCGTCGAGGACAACCCCGGCTACGGGCTGGTGGTGCACCCGCCGGTCGGCAAACAGATGATCGCCCTGGGCGAGGCGCTGTTCGGCTACAACGGGGTGGGCTGGCGCTTCACCGGCGCGCTGTGCGGCGTCGTGCTGGTGCTCCTCGTCGTGCGGATCACCCGCCGGATCAGCCGCTCCACCCTGGTCGGCGGCATCGCCGGGCTGCTGCTGATCGCCGACGGCGTCAGCTTCGTGATCGCGCGGACCGCGCTGCTGGACATCTTCCTGGTGTTCTTCGTGGTCGCGGCGTTCGGCTGCCTGATCGTCGACCGGGACCAGGTGCGCGAGCGCATGCACGTCGCGCTGCTGGACGGCCGGATCGCCGAGACGCCGTGGGGTCCGCGGCTGGGGGTGCGCTGGTGGCGGTTCGGGGCAGGCCTCCTGCTCGGGCTGGCATGCGCCACCAAGTGGTCGGGTCTGTACTTCGTGCTGTTCTTCGGCGTGATGAGCGTCGCGTTCGACGTTGCGGCCCGCAAGCAGTACCGGGTGCCGCGGCCGTGGCTGGGTGCGGTGCGCCGCGACGTGGGGCCGTCGCTGTACGCGATGGTGTTGATTCCGTTCGGGGTGTACCTGGGCTCGTACGCGATGTGGTTCGCATCGGAGACCGGGGTGAACCGCTACGAGGTCGGCCGATCGATCGGACCGGACAGTGTGCTGCCGATCCCCGACGCGCTGCGCTCGCTGTGGCACTACACCTACGCGGCGTACCGGTTCCACTCCGGCCTGACCAACGCCGACGGCAACCACCACCCGTGGGAGTCCAAGCCGTGGACGTGGCCGATGTCGCTGCGCCCGGTGCTGTACGCGATCGACAACCAGGATGTGCCCGGCTGCGGCGCGCAGTCCTGCGTCAAGGCGGTCATGCTGGTCGGCACCCCGGCGATGTGGTTCGTCGCGGTTCCGGTGCTCGGTTGGGCGCTGTGGAAGGCGTTCGTCAAGCGCGACTGGCGCTATGCGGTGCTGCTGGTCGGCTACAGCGCCGGCTTCCTGCCGTGGTTCGCCGACATCGACCGGCAGATGTACTTCTTCTACGCGGCGACCATGGCGCCGTTCCTGGTGATGATGATCGCGATGATCCTCGGCGACATCCTGCACGCCCCGCGACAGAACGCCGAACGCCGCACGCTCGGCCTTCTGGTGGTGAGCTGCTATGTGGCGCTGGTGATCACGAACTTCGCGTGGATGTACCCGATCCTGACGGGCCTGCCGATCTCGCAGGGCACCTGGAACATGCAGATCTGGCTGCCGTCCTGGCGCTAG
- the rsmI gene encoding 16S rRNA (cytidine(1402)-2'-O)-methyltransferase — MAAGRLLIGATPLGQPSDASTRLIRALATADVIAAEDTRRVRTLANALEVRPVGRIVSLFDQNEASRVPALLDDIRGGATVLLVSDAGMPLISDPGYRMVAACVEAELPVQCLPGPSAVTTALAVAGLPSERFCFEGFAPRKQSARTTWLQTLAAEPRTCVFFESPRRLGDCLCDAVTVLGGERRAVVCRELTKTHEEIVRGTLGELAEWATGPVLGEITVVLAGATPVADPDSLVAEVNRLVADGLRVKDACAQVVAAHRGAPSRRELYDAVLRSRD, encoded by the coding sequence ATGGCCGCTGGACGACTGCTCATCGGCGCCACGCCGCTGGGTCAGCCGTCGGACGCGTCGACCCGGCTGATCAGGGCGCTGGCCACCGCCGACGTGATCGCCGCCGAGGACACCCGCCGGGTGCGCACGCTCGCCAATGCCCTCGAGGTGCGACCGGTCGGCAGGATCGTCAGCCTCTTCGACCAGAACGAGGCGTCACGCGTGCCCGCGCTGCTCGACGACATCCGCGGGGGCGCGACGGTGCTGCTGGTCAGCGACGCCGGAATGCCGCTGATCAGCGATCCCGGCTACCGGATGGTCGCGGCGTGTGTCGAGGCCGAGCTGCCGGTCCAGTGCCTGCCGGGACCGTCGGCGGTGACGACGGCGCTGGCGGTGGCCGGGCTGCCGTCGGAGAGGTTCTGCTTCGAGGGCTTCGCGCCCCGCAAGCAGTCGGCGCGCACCACGTGGTTGCAGACGCTGGCGGCCGAGCCCCGCACGTGTGTGTTCTTCGAATCGCCGCGCCGGCTCGGCGACTGTCTGTGCGACGCGGTGACGGTGCTGGGAGGCGAGCGTCGCGCGGTGGTGTGCCGGGAGCTGACCAAGACGCACGAGGAGATCGTGCGCGGGACACTCGGCGAGCTGGCGGAGTGGGCCACCGGACCCGTGCTGGGGGAGATCACCGTGGTGCTCGCGGGCGCGACGCCCGTCGCTGATCCCGACAGCCTGGTGGCCGAGGTGAACCGGCTGGTCGCGGACGGTCTGCGGGTCAAGGATGCGTGCGCGCAGGTGGTCGCGGCGCATCGCGGTGCGCCGTCACGCCGGGAGCTCTACGACGCGGTGCTGCGCTCCCGGGACTGA
- a CDS encoding aminodeoxychorismate synthase component I, with product MRIDRLGELGSAPTVLGALAAAAPRRGLAPPAALIGDWFGSRAVIAPSVTLSAVAPAGVFDVPPAARADGAVGGGWFGYLSYPDPGADGHGPRLPEAAGGWSDCVLRCASDGTWWHESLSGAPLSGWVTEALREPGSVRGAAIAWGEADRSAHQRGVRDCLEAIAAGEIYQACVCTQFTGTLDGAPVDFFVDAVARTAPARAAFLAGTWGAVASLSPELFLRRHGDAVTSSPIKGTLPRHADPAALRASVKDVAENIMIVDLVRNDLGRVAQTGSVTVPELLAVRPAPGVWHLVSTVTARVGTDVPTRALLDATFPPASVTGTPKQRARELLRQWEPHRRGVYCGTIGLASPAAGCEMNVAIRTVEFTPSGSAVLGVGGGITADSDPVREWEECLHKAAPIMASSVPGAQHRVVELPA from the coding sequence GTGCGCATCGACCGACTCGGCGAGCTTGGCAGCGCCCCGACGGTCCTCGGTGCGCTGGCCGCCGCGGCGCCGCGGCGCGGCCTCGCACCCCCGGCTGCGCTGATCGGTGACTGGTTCGGCTCGCGGGCGGTGATCGCCCCGTCGGTGACGCTGTCGGCGGTGGCGCCCGCCGGGGTGTTCGACGTGCCTCCCGCGGCACGCGCGGACGGCGCGGTCGGCGGCGGGTGGTTCGGCTACCTGTCCTACCCCGACCCGGGAGCAGACGGTCACGGACCGCGGCTGCCCGAGGCGGCCGGCGGTTGGTCGGACTGCGTGCTGCGGTGCGCCTCCGACGGCACCTGGTGGCATGAAAGCCTTTCCGGTGCACCGCTTTCCGGCTGGGTCACCGAGGCGCTGCGGGAGCCGGGGAGCGTGCGGGGCGCCGCGATCGCGTGGGGCGAGGCCGACAGGTCGGCGCATCAGCGCGGCGTGCGGGACTGCCTCGAGGCCATCGCCGCCGGCGAGATCTACCAGGCGTGCGTCTGCACCCAGTTCACCGGCACGCTCGACGGCGCGCCCGTCGACTTCTTCGTCGACGCGGTGGCGCGGACCGCCCCGGCCCGCGCGGCGTTCCTCGCAGGCACCTGGGGCGCGGTGGCGTCGCTGTCTCCCGAGCTGTTCCTGCGCAGGCACGGCGACGCCGTCACGTCGAGCCCGATCAAGGGCACCCTGCCGCGACACGCGGACCCGGCCGCACTGCGCGCGTCGGTCAAGGACGTGGCCGAGAACATCATGATCGTCGACCTGGTGCGCAACGACCTCGGCCGCGTCGCGCAGACCGGATCGGTGACGGTGCCCGAACTCCTCGCGGTTCGCCCGGCCCCCGGGGTGTGGCATCTGGTGTCGACGGTGACGGCGCGGGTGGGCACCGACGTCCCCACCCGGGCGCTGCTGGACGCGACATTCCCGCCGGCCTCGGTGACCGGCACCCCCAAGCAGCGGGCGCGCGAGCTGCTCCGGCAGTGGGAGCCGCACCGCCGCGGCGTGTACTGCGGCACCATCGGTCTGGCCTCCCCCGCAGCCGGCTGCGAAATGAACGTCGCGATCCGCACCGTCGAGTTCACCCCGTCGGGCAGCGCCGTCCTCGGCGTCGGCGGCGGCATCACCGCGGACTCCGACCCGGTGCGCGAATGGGAGGAGTGCCTGCACAAGGCGGCCCCGATCATGGCGTCGTCAGTCCCGGGAGCGCAGCACCGCGTCGTAGAGCTCCCGGCGTGA
- a CDS encoding RNA polymerase sigma-70 factor: MSDVGVPPACDDHAERFTALRPLLFTIAYEILGSATESDDVLQESYLRWAQVQLATVIDTKAYLAQLVTRQALNALRAQSRRKETYVGPWLPEPLLTDADPSADVLLAESVSMAMLVVLETLSPDERAVFVLREVFGFDHDEIAATIGKSTAAVRQMAHRAREHVQSRRKRFEPVDPQFSAELTTRFFTAAATGDLDGLMAMLAPDVVWTADSDGKVSAARRPVSGAERVARLVIGLVRLGGAGGRVEPAIYNSAPALVLYTGEHLEGVVLIEVIDGKIANFYAMRNPEKLATVTVPRRIGR, translated from the coding sequence ATGAGCGACGTGGGGGTACCGCCCGCCTGCGACGACCACGCCGAGCGCTTCACCGCGCTGCGGCCGCTGCTGTTCACGATCGCCTACGAAATCCTGGGCAGCGCAACCGAATCCGACGACGTGCTACAGGAAAGCTACCTTCGGTGGGCGCAGGTGCAGCTGGCCACCGTCATCGACACCAAGGCCTACCTGGCCCAGCTCGTCACCCGGCAGGCACTGAATGCGCTGCGCGCGCAGTCGCGGCGCAAGGAGACCTACGTCGGGCCGTGGCTGCCCGAACCGCTGCTCACCGACGCCGACCCGTCGGCCGACGTGCTGCTCGCCGAGTCGGTGTCGATGGCGATGCTGGTGGTGCTGGAGACGCTGAGCCCCGACGAGCGTGCCGTCTTCGTGCTGCGCGAGGTGTTCGGGTTCGACCACGACGAGATCGCCGCGACGATCGGGAAGTCGACCGCGGCCGTCCGGCAGATGGCCCACCGCGCCCGCGAGCACGTGCAGTCCCGGCGCAAGCGGTTCGAGCCCGTCGACCCGCAGTTCTCCGCCGAGCTCACCACGCGGTTCTTCACCGCCGCCGCGACCGGCGACCTCGACGGGCTGATGGCGATGCTCGCCCCCGACGTGGTCTGGACCGCCGACAGCGACGGCAAGGTGAGCGCGGCCCGCCGACCGGTGTCGGGCGCAGAGCGGGTGGCGCGGCTGGTGATCGGCCTGGTGCGGCTCGGCGGCGCCGGAGGCCGCGTGGAGCCCGCGATCTACAACAGCGCACCCGCACTGGTCCTCTACACCGGCGAGCATCTCGAGGGCGTCGTGCTGATCGAGGTGATCGACGGCAAGATCGCGAACTTCTACGCGATGCGCAATCCGGAGAAACTCGCCACGGTGACCGTGCCGCGACGCATCGGCCGATAA
- a CDS encoding NAD(P)/FAD-dependent oxidoreductase, translating to MTARQFRVLVIGGGYAGVMAANRLTSRDDLAVTLVNPRPHFVERIRLHQLVADNHDAAVDYAEVLGERVHLLVDSVERIDAAARRVVLASGATLDYDYLVYAAGSTGAVPASVPGAAEFGYSLSEWEPATRLKARLADVALPAPIVVVGGGLTGIEAAAELAEAGRPVTLVSTVVGPSLSRPGRRSVTKRLHKLGVVLVDGDAATVTAVGPDHVALADGRIIASAVTVWAAGFGVPGLAAASGLTTDGVGRVVTDETYTSVDDDRIVAAGDSAAPSRRPYRMSCQASLPMGVLAADTVLARIAGASPVTVSVPMTAQCISLGRRAGTLQVQRADDTPIALYVGGRAGALIKEQVCRWTVKWMAGEGAEPGSYRSRTGPARSTAPAADDAIGVR from the coding sequence ATGACCGCACGACAGTTCCGCGTCCTCGTGATCGGCGGCGGCTACGCCGGCGTGATGGCCGCCAACCGGCTGACGTCACGTGACGATCTGGCGGTGACACTGGTCAACCCCCGACCGCACTTCGTGGAGCGGATTCGTCTGCACCAACTGGTCGCGGACAACCACGACGCAGCGGTCGACTACGCCGAGGTGCTGGGCGAGCGCGTGCACCTGCTGGTGGACAGTGTCGAGCGGATCGACGCCGCCGCGCGGCGGGTCGTGCTGGCCTCCGGCGCCACGCTGGACTACGACTACCTCGTCTACGCGGCCGGCAGCACCGGCGCGGTGCCGGCGTCGGTGCCGGGCGCCGCGGAATTCGGCTACTCGCTGAGCGAGTGGGAGCCGGCGACGCGCCTGAAGGCGCGGCTGGCCGACGTCGCGCTGCCCGCACCGATCGTCGTCGTCGGCGGTGGCCTGACCGGCATCGAAGCCGCGGCCGAACTCGCCGAGGCCGGCCGCCCGGTGACACTGGTGAGCACCGTCGTCGGACCGTCGCTGAGCCGGCCGGGCCGCCGCTCGGTGACCAAGCGACTGCACAAGCTCGGCGTGGTGCTCGTCGACGGCGACGCCGCCACCGTCACCGCGGTCGGGCCCGACCACGTCGCCCTCGCCGACGGACGGATCATCGCGAGCGCGGTGACGGTGTGGGCCGCCGGCTTCGGGGTTCCCGGGCTGGCCGCCGCCAGTGGACTGACCACCGACGGGGTGGGCCGCGTCGTCACCGACGAGACGTACACCAGCGTCGACGACGACCGCATCGTCGCCGCCGGCGACTCCGCCGCGCCGTCGCGCCGGCCCTACCGGATGAGCTGCCAGGCCAGCCTGCCGATGGGCGTGCTGGCGGCCGACACCGTGCTCGCCCGTATCGCGGGCGCATCTCCCGTCACAGTGTCGGTGCCTATGACCGCGCAGTGCATCAGCCTCGGCAGGCGCGCGGGCACCCTGCAGGTCCAGCGCGCCGACGACACCCCGATCGCGCTCTACGTCGGCGGTCGCGCCGGTGCGCTGATCAAGGAGCAGGTGTGCCGGTGGACGGTGAAGTGGATGGCCGGCGAAGGCGCCGAGCCCGGCTCCTACCGCTCACGCACGGGCCCCGCCCGCAGCACCGCACCCGCCGCCGACGACGCGATCGGAGTCCGATGA
- the sigJ gene encoding RNA polymerase sigma factor SigJ, whose amino-acid sequence MSASPGEHADRFTHLRPLLFTIAYEILGSATESDDVLQDSYLRWADVDLAVVRDTKAYLAQLVTREALNALRTRTRRREDYVGPWLPEPLLLDDRDAAADLVLAESVSMAMLVLLETLTPDERAVFVLREVFGFDYDEIAAAVGRSVATVRQMAHRARGHVHARRRRFGPVDTAWTAQITDRFLTAARTGDVEGLVSLLAPDVTWTADSGGKAAAARRPIVGARKVASVLRRFFEYVRDMADVRFEITTCNFTPAVAVYQGNVFEGVFLIEIADGRITNFYAMRNPDKLTAFIPRTVSRQ is encoded by the coding sequence GTGAGCGCCTCACCCGGCGAACACGCCGACCGCTTCACCCACCTCCGGCCGCTGTTGTTCACGATCGCCTACGAGATCCTGGGCTCGGCGACCGAATCCGACGACGTGCTGCAGGACAGCTATCTGCGGTGGGCCGACGTCGATCTCGCGGTGGTGCGGGACACGAAGGCATACCTGGCCCAGCTGGTGACCCGGGAGGCCCTCAACGCGCTGCGTACCAGAACCCGCCGCCGTGAGGACTACGTCGGACCGTGGTTGCCGGAGCCGCTGCTGCTCGACGACCGCGACGCCGCCGCGGATCTGGTTCTGGCGGAGTCGGTGTCGATGGCGATGCTGGTTCTGCTCGAGACGCTCACGCCCGACGAGCGTGCGGTGTTCGTGCTGCGCGAGGTGTTCGGATTCGACTACGACGAGATCGCCGCTGCGGTCGGCAGGAGTGTGGCGACGGTGCGCCAGATGGCGCACCGGGCCCGTGGACACGTGCACGCACGCCGCCGGAGGTTCGGCCCCGTCGACACGGCATGGACGGCGCAGATCACCGACCGGTTCCTGACCGCGGCGCGGACCGGCGACGTCGAAGGCCTGGTGTCACTTCTCGCGCCGGACGTCACGTGGACCGCCGACAGCGGTGGCAAGGCTGCCGCCGCCCGACGCCCGATCGTGGGCGCGAGGAAGGTCGCGTCGGTCTTGAGGCGGTTCTTCGAGTACGTCCGTGACATGGCCGACGTCCGCTTCGAGATCACCACCTGCAACTTCACCCCCGCTGTCGCGGTCTATCAAGGCAACGTGTTCGAGGGAGTCTTTCTGATCGAGATCGCCGACGGCCGCATCACCAATTTCTACGCGATGCGCAACCCGGACAAACTGACCGCGTTCATCCCGCGAACCGTCAGCCGGCAGTGA